The following proteins are encoded in a genomic region of Pseudodesulfovibrio mercurii:
- a CDS encoding DUF3108 domain-containing protein: MRGILLAALLAVLLAVPARADETPPPAFGPGERMYYDIYWTVIHAGKAELLWREDAELDGRPARYFFAKARTLGWVDNFYKVRDTMEAWTDMGLNYALLYKKDQNEGSYHKKVELVFDKEANKSYRYARGKLQHTIDQPENVFDPMSILFAFRKHALYEGMEFDANVSDGKVSVVGRAFVEGRETVETGIGDVDAFRVRLDIQHLSGVFKKSKDAQLYVWFSADERRIPVKVRSKVVVGSFIMTLREYHPPAEG; the protein is encoded by the coding sequence ATGCGTGGAATACTCCTGGCCGCCTTGCTGGCGGTCCTCCTGGCCGTGCCCGCAAGGGCCGACGAGACCCCGCCCCCGGCCTTCGGGCCGGGTGAGCGCATGTACTACGACATCTACTGGACCGTGATCCATGCGGGCAAGGCCGAGCTGCTCTGGCGGGAGGACGCCGAGCTGGACGGGCGTCCGGCGCGCTACTTCTTCGCCAAGGCGCGGACCCTGGGCTGGGTGGACAACTTTTACAAGGTCCGCGACACCATGGAGGCCTGGACCGACATGGGCCTCAACTACGCGCTGCTCTACAAGAAGGACCAGAACGAAGGGTCCTACCACAAGAAGGTGGAGCTGGTCTTCGACAAGGAGGCCAACAAATCCTACCGCTACGCCCGGGGCAAGTTGCAGCACACCATCGACCAGCCCGAGAACGTCTTCGACCCCATGTCCATTCTGTTCGCCTTCCGCAAGCACGCGCTCTACGAGGGCATGGAGTTCGACGCCAACGTGTCCGACGGCAAGGTGTCGGTGGTGGGCAGGGCCTTCGTGGAGGGGCGCGAGACCGTGGAGACCGGCATCGGCGACGTGGACGCCTTCCGCGTGCGCCTGGACATCCAGCACCTGTCCGGGGTGTTCAAGAAGTCGAAGGACGCCCAGCTCTACGTCTGGTTTTCGGCCGACGAGCGGCGCATCCCGGTCAAGGTCCGCTCCAAGGTGGTGGTTGGCTCCTTCATCATGACCCTGCGCGAGTACCATCCGCCCGCCGAGGGCTAG
- a CDS encoding division/cell wall cluster transcriptional repressor MraZ, which produces MKFRGHAHRSLDDKGRLILPPEFRDTIRSELPDGVIVLTIFDKHVIGITPEQWNKLESELESIKSPSRELQNTIRLLNLGYTETPVGKQGRIAIPAHLRKSGKLDRDVVVIGAGRRLEIWSAEAFENLLDQDYDVSSELAENNVSLPF; this is translated from the coding sequence ATGAAGTTCAGAGGTCACGCACACAGAAGCCTGGACGACAAGGGTCGGCTCATACTGCCGCCCGAGTTCCGGGACACGATCCGTTCGGAGCTGCCGGACGGGGTCATCGTGCTGACCATCTTCGACAAACACGTCATCGGCATCACCCCGGAACAGTGGAACAAGCTCGAAAGCGAACTGGAGTCCATCAAGTCGCCCAGCCGCGAACTGCAGAACACCATCCGGTTGCTGAACCTGGGGTACACCGAGACCCCGGTGGGCAAGCAGGGGCGCATCGCCATTCCCGCGCACCTGCGCAAGTCCGGCAAGCTCGACCGGGACGTGGTGGTCATCGGTGCCGGGCGGCGGCTTGAGATCTGGTCCGCCGAGGCCTTCGAGAACCTGCTCGACCAGGACTACGACGTGTCCTCGGAGCTGGCGGAAAACAACGTCTCCCTGCCCTTCTAA
- the rsmH gene encoding 16S rRNA (cytosine(1402)-N(4))-methyltransferase RsmH, translating to MKSGEVSPASLHTTVLLHEVVRWLQPRPGGRYMDGTLGMGGHSLALLEAAGEGAELVGLDRDQEALALATRRLEPFAGRVHLFHLPFSRFEEALDEVGWERIDGAVLDLGVSSLQLDEADRGFSFIHDGPLDMRMDPDSGPSAEELVNTLKHGELARIIRVYGEDPLAGKIASAIVREREKGAITRTLQLAEIVRLAYPPKMRHTARNHPATRTFQGLRIAVNRETEELEHYLATIVGRLKPGARLAIISFHSLEDRAVKHAFRDAAKGCKCPPHQLHCTCGGVPEMKVLTRKPVAASDAERDANPRARSAKLRVAERLGPDGEEA from the coding sequence ATGAAGTCCGGAGAGGTCAGTCCCGCCTCGCTCCACACCACGGTTCTTTTACATGAAGTGGTTCGGTGGCTTCAGCCCCGCCCCGGCGGCCGTTACATGGACGGCACCCTGGGCATGGGCGGCCACAGCCTGGCGCTTCTCGAAGCGGCGGGCGAAGGGGCCGAGCTCGTGGGGCTCGACCGGGACCAGGAGGCGCTGGCGCTCGCGACCAGGCGGCTTGAGCCGTTTGCGGGCCGCGTGCATTTGTTCCACCTGCCCTTCTCCCGGTTCGAGGAAGCCCTGGACGAAGTCGGCTGGGAGCGGATCGACGGCGCGGTCCTGGACCTCGGCGTTTCCTCCCTGCAACTGGACGAGGCTGATAGAGGATTCAGCTTCATCCACGACGGCCCCCTCGATATGCGCATGGACCCGGACTCCGGCCCTTCGGCCGAGGAACTGGTCAATACGCTGAAACACGGCGAACTGGCGCGGATCATCCGGGTGTACGGGGAAGACCCCCTGGCCGGGAAGATCGCGTCGGCGATAGTGAGGGAACGGGAAAAAGGGGCGATCACGAGGACGCTCCAGCTGGCCGAGATAGTGCGGCTGGCCTACCCGCCGAAGATGCGGCACACCGCGCGCAACCACCCGGCGACCCGGACCTTCCAGGGACTGCGCATAGCGGTCAACAGGGAAACTGAGGAACTTGAACATTACCTTGCAACCATAGTCGGACGCCTGAAACCGGGCGCGAGGCTGGCCATAATCTCGTTTCACTCCCTGGAGGACAGGGCCGTGAAGCACGCATTTCGGGATGCCGCCAAAGGGTGCAAATGCCCCCCGCATCAACTCCACTGCACTTGCGGCGGCGTACCCGAGATGAAGGTGCTGACGAGGAAACCGGTGGCCGCCTCGGACGCCGAGCGGGACGCGAACCCCCGCGCCAGGAGCGCCAAGCTCCGGGTGGCGGAACGGCTCGGTCCCGACGGAGAAGAAGCATGA
- a CDS encoding HD domain-containing protein, whose protein sequence is MSVIIRKSLLELIFSGAFMKRWNDKLRPMELVEVDKQGHKMIVAWLLFLLNSRDMDVARKRALGESIIEGGIFDYLYRLVITDIKPPVFYRIKENAEDYRTLTAWVLRELTPRIMPLGEDFIRRMGEYLMHPEDKGLARRILHAAHLYASYSEFKLLKSINRMDHELLEIEQSFIDRLEAMRDLNGVAELLDEDGTVLGGFARMCGRLRFQKRWSQTPRVPETSVLGHMFIVAAYSWFFSMEVGACRARSQNNFFSGLFHDLPELLTRDIISPVKGASQDISELIHEYEILELNRVVLNPLKEGGYTDITERLEYFLGLAVGSEFKATVMLDGVVSEASETDLAGRYNHDTLDPKDGPLLKVSDALAAYIEAHTALKNGISSDQLHHALYRIQLKYKEHPIVAGVQVSALLADFD, encoded by the coding sequence ATGTCCGTCATCATCCGAAAGAGCCTGCTCGAACTGATCTTCTCCGGCGCGTTCATGAAGCGCTGGAACGACAAGCTGCGGCCCATGGAGCTGGTCGAGGTGGACAAGCAGGGGCACAAGATGATCGTGGCCTGGCTGCTCTTCCTGCTCAACTCGCGGGACATGGACGTGGCCCGCAAGCGGGCGCTCGGCGAGTCGATCATCGAGGGCGGCATCTTCGACTACCTGTACCGGCTGGTCATCACGGACATCAAGCCGCCGGTCTTCTACCGCATCAAGGAGAACGCCGAGGACTACCGGACGCTGACGGCCTGGGTCCTCCGGGAGCTGACCCCGCGCATCATGCCGCTGGGCGAGGACTTCATCCGGCGCATGGGCGAGTACCTGATGCACCCCGAGGACAAGGGGCTGGCCCGGCGCATCCTGCACGCCGCCCACCTGTACGCCAGCTATTCGGAATTCAAGCTGCTCAAGTCCATCAACCGCATGGACCACGAGCTGCTCGAGATCGAGCAGAGCTTCATCGACCGGCTGGAGGCCATGCGCGACCTGAACGGCGTGGCCGAGCTGCTCGACGAGGACGGCACGGTGCTCGGCGGGTTCGCGCGCATGTGCGGGCGGCTGCGGTTCCAGAAGCGCTGGTCCCAGACCCCGCGCGTGCCCGAGACCTCGGTCCTGGGCCACATGTTCATCGTGGCCGCCTACTCCTGGTTCTTCTCCATGGAGGTGGGGGCTTGCCGGGCGCGCAGCCAGAACAACTTCTTTTCCGGCCTGTTCCACGACCTGCCCGAGCTGCTGACCCGGGACATCATCTCCCCGGTCAAGGGGGCCTCCCAGGACATCAGCGAGCTGATCCACGAATACGAGATCCTGGAGCTGAACCGGGTGGTCCTGAACCCCCTCAAGGAGGGTGGCTACACGGACATCACCGAGCGCCTGGAGTACTTCCTGGGCCTTGCGGTGGGCAGCGAGTTCAAGGCCACGGTGATGCTGGACGGCGTGGTCTCCGAGGCCTCGGAGACCGACCTGGCCGGGCGCTACAACCACGACACCCTGGACCCCAAGGACGGCCCCCTGCTCAAGGTCTCGGACGCCCTGGCCGCCTACATCGAGGCCCACACCGCCCTCAAGAACGGCATCTCCTCGGACCAGCTCCACCACGCCCTCTATCGCATCCAGCTCAAATACAAGGAACACCCGATCGTTGCCGGGGTCCAGGTCAGCGCCCTGCTGGCGGATTTCGACTAG
- the cbiM gene encoding cobalt transporter CbiM, whose product MHISEGVLSGPVLLGGAVLTVAGTAIGLRKIDYDRIMSVAILSATFFIASLIHVPIGPSSGHLILGGLLGVVLGWAAFPSILVALTLQAVLFQYGGLTSLGVNCFNMAAPAVLCWYLFRPVLVRGAGSRFAAAFACGFLAMLLSATLTAGALALSGDEFVEAAQVLFLAHLPIMVIEGVITGFAYAFLAKVKPEVLSC is encoded by the coding sequence ATGCACATATCGGAAGGCGTCCTCTCGGGGCCGGTGCTCCTGGGCGGGGCGGTCCTCACCGTGGCCGGAACGGCCATCGGCCTGAGGAAGATCGACTACGACCGGATCATGTCCGTGGCCATCCTGTCCGCCACCTTTTTCATCGCCTCGCTGATCCACGTGCCCATCGGCCCGTCCAGCGGGCATCTCATCCTGGGCGGCCTGCTCGGCGTGGTCCTGGGCTGGGCGGCCTTCCCGTCCATCCTGGTGGCCCTGACCCTCCAGGCCGTGCTCTTCCAGTACGGCGGCCTGACCTCGCTCGGGGTCAACTGCTTCAACATGGCCGCGCCCGCCGTGCTCTGTTGGTATCTGTTCCGGCCCGTGCTCGTGCGCGGCGCGGGCAGCCGGTTCGCCGCCGCCTTTGCCTGCGGCTTTCTGGCCATGCTCCTGAGCGCCACCCTGACCGCCGGGGCCCTGGCCCTGTCCGGCGACGAGTTCGTCGAGGCGGCCCAGGTGCTGTTCCTCGCCCATCTGCCCATCATGGTCATCGAGGGCGTCATCACCGGCTTTGCCTACGCCTTCCTGGCCAAGGTCAAGCCCGAGGTCCTGAGCTGCTGA
- a CDS encoding P-loop ATPase, Sll1717 family: MEMVDYVRSIFIGNSVAEYDDALDKYFVETEAFRALIEGRVDVIAGDKGTGKTALYRMIISRQRQLPELKNIEILTAFNPTGSPVFQKLTQDKPLTEGQYKSIWKVYILSLVGNWVLSIADGEGSKKFAKLDSILRDSGLRLDSDSPATVFGKLANLVKRFLHPDSVESSLTFSETGVPIFVQKYEYSNNKKEEYQEVSHEDALRICNECVKELGVTAWFVLDRLDEAFQGYPNIEVPALRALLRTCLDMLEFSNIKIKLFVRCDLFRKIIGDGFVNLTHINANKTEIVWDEEDLLNLLCERLKENQELISSLKLTDSTNDKIFNRVFPEQVDVGDRKPTCWNWIMSRIRDGNNIKPPRNLIDLVFLAREAQLRRENREPRLYSADYPIIESDAIRRALSKLSHTRVEDTLMAEAGESVALIYKFEGQKSEHNIESLSVLLGKEGGELLLAVKQLEEIGFLEKFGQSYKVPMLYREGLSIIQGKAFNV; this comes from the coding sequence ATGGAGATGGTTGATTATGTCAGGAGCATTTTTATAGGAAATTCCGTTGCTGAGTACGATGATGCTCTTGATAAATATTTCGTCGAAACTGAGGCGTTCAGGGCGTTGATAGAGGGGCGGGTTGACGTCATTGCTGGGGATAAAGGAACGGGTAAAACCGCACTCTATCGAATGATTATCAGTCGACAACGGCAATTGCCCGAACTCAAAAACATTGAGATTTTAACCGCTTTTAATCCCACAGGAAGTCCTGTCTTTCAGAAATTGACACAGGATAAGCCCCTGACTGAGGGGCAATACAAAAGTATTTGGAAGGTTTACATCCTGTCTCTTGTTGGGAATTGGGTTTTATCGATTGCAGATGGAGAAGGTTCCAAAAAATTTGCCAAACTTGATTCGATATTAAGAGATTCTGGATTGCGTTTGGACAGTGATTCTCCAGCAACTGTGTTTGGTAAGCTCGCTAATTTGGTGAAAAGGTTTTTGCACCCTGATTCAGTAGAATCTAGCCTGACTTTTTCAGAAACAGGGGTGCCGATTTTTGTACAGAAATATGAATATAGCAACAATAAAAAAGAAGAATATCAAGAGGTTTCACATGAGGATGCTCTTCGTATATGCAACGAATGTGTAAAAGAGCTTGGTGTGACTGCGTGGTTTGTCCTTGATAGATTGGATGAGGCATTCCAAGGATATCCAAATATAGAAGTTCCTGCACTGAGAGCATTGCTTAGAACTTGTCTTGACATGCTTGAATTTTCGAATATTAAAATTAAACTATTTGTCCGATGTGACCTTTTTCGAAAAATTATAGGGGATGGGTTCGTTAATCTAACGCATATTAATGCAAACAAGACAGAGATCGTCTGGGATGAGGAAGATTTACTTAACCTGTTATGTGAGAGGTTAAAAGAAAACCAAGAATTAATATCGTCATTAAAGCTAACGGATTCCACTAATGACAAAATTTTTAATAGGGTTTTCCCAGAACAGGTTGATGTGGGAGATAGGAAGCCAACATGCTGGAATTGGATAATGTCACGAATTCGAGACGGGAATAATATAAAACCTCCCCGTAATTTGATCGATTTGGTTTTCCTTGCTAGGGAGGCTCAGTTGCGTCGTGAAAATAGAGAGCCTAGACTCTATTCTGCGGATTATCCCATAATTGAATCTGATGCGATACGGCGTGCATTGTCAAAGCTTAGCCATACACGTGTTGAAGATACGCTAATGGCAGAAGCAGGGGAGTCTGTCGCATTAATATACAAATTTGAGGGCCAAAAGAGCGAGCACAATATAGAATCGTTATCGGTGTTGCTTGGAAAAGAAGGCGGGGAATTACTGCTAGCTGTTAAACAGTTAGAAGAAATTGGTTTTCTTGAAAAGTTTGGACAGTCATATAAAGTGCCCATGCTCTACCGAGAAGGTTTGTCGATAATCCAAGGTAAAGCATTTAATGTGTAA
- the rlmD gene encoding 23S rRNA (uracil(1939)-C(5))-methyltransferase RlmD has protein sequence MPLQKDDVIECSIESLAFGGRGVAHVDGMAVFVAGGLPGDTVTARVVKAKKRFAEAVLERVTAPSPHRVEPKCAHFGSCGGCAVQDLDYAEQVAQKAAQVENALRRIGGAADFVLDPPAPSPAVWNYRNKMEFAFEQGEDGPRLGLRATLPAGDKGLAPVLDIEECHLCASRDVDILRAARDFVRASGLSAYDPADNTGFWRHLVVRHTALNEIMVHLITAEAPDDYGQAEALGESLADRFPDLTSFVHSSRARRSLAATGEKAVFRLGARTVTEEVAHGDRTVRYHLGPNAFFQTNTAGAGELFGTVREFCGLTGVETVLDLYCGCGAIGIFLADQARRVVGVEVSEEAVSKAWASAKLNKLTNCEFTAASLDSPAALKGLPKADVLVVDPPRAGIHESTAQAILTLAPKKILAVSCDPTTLARDVKRFSEHYTLTRARAVDMFPHTHHIETVTLLERK, from the coding sequence GTGCCCTTGCAGAAAGACGACGTCATAGAGTGTTCCATCGAGTCCCTGGCCTTCGGCGGCCGGGGCGTGGCCCATGTGGACGGCATGGCCGTGTTCGTGGCGGGCGGCCTGCCCGGCGACACGGTCACGGCCCGCGTGGTCAAGGCCAAGAAGCGGTTCGCCGAGGCCGTGCTGGAGCGCGTGACCGCGCCCTCGCCCCATCGCGTGGAGCCGAAATGCGCGCACTTCGGCTCCTGCGGCGGCTGCGCGGTCCAGGACCTGGACTACGCCGAGCAGGTGGCCCAGAAGGCCGCCCAGGTGGAGAACGCCCTGCGGCGCATCGGCGGGGCGGCGGACTTCGTTCTGGACCCGCCCGCGCCGTCGCCCGCGGTCTGGAACTACCGCAACAAGATGGAATTCGCCTTCGAGCAGGGCGAGGACGGCCCGCGTCTGGGGCTGCGCGCGACGCTCCCGGCCGGGGACAAGGGGCTGGCCCCGGTCCTGGACATCGAGGAGTGCCATCTGTGCGCCTCGCGGGACGTGGACATCCTGCGCGCGGCCCGCGACTTCGTCCGCGCCTCGGGCCTGTCCGCCTACGATCCGGCCGACAACACCGGGTTTTGGCGGCATCTGGTGGTCCGCCACACCGCCCTGAACGAGATCATGGTCCACCTGATCACGGCCGAGGCCCCGGACGACTACGGCCAGGCCGAGGCGCTGGGCGAGTCGCTGGCCGACCGCTTCCCGGACCTGACCTCCTTTGTCCACTCCTCGCGCGCCCGCCGCTCCCTGGCGGCCACGGGCGAGAAGGCGGTCTTCCGCCTGGGCGCCCGCACCGTGACCGAGGAGGTCGCGCACGGCGACCGCACGGTGCGCTACCACCTCGGACCCAACGCCTTTTTCCAGACCAACACCGCCGGTGCGGGCGAGCTCTTCGGCACCGTCCGCGAGTTCTGCGGCCTCACGGGCGTCGAGACCGTGCTCGACCTCTACTGCGGCTGCGGGGCCATCGGCATCTTCCTGGCCGACCAGGCGCGCCGCGTCGTGGGCGTGGAGGTCAGCGAGGAGGCCGTGTCCAAGGCCTGGGCCAGCGCCAAGCTGAACAAGCTGACCAACTGCGAATTCACCGCCGCCTCCCTGGACAGCCCGGCGGCCCTCAAGGGGCTGCCCAAGGCCGACGTCCTGGTGGTGGACCCGCCCCGCGCGGGCATCCACGAGAGCACGGCCCAGGCCATTCTGACCCTGGCCCCGAAAAAGATCCTGGCCGTGTCCTGCGACCCCACCACCCTGGCCCGCGACGTGAAGCGCTTCTCCGAACACTACACCCTCACCCGCGCCCGCGCCGTGGACATGTTCCCCCACACCCACCACATCGAGACCGTGACCCTGCTGGAACGCAAGTAG
- the pyk gene encoding pyruvate kinase, with translation MDRHIKIIATLGPATGSYEAVRELVKSGAKIFRLNFSHGGKEFFAQMVQIIRRLEEETGLTLTVLQDLSGPKIRTCDVGLGAFEVTKGTEVLLGTPDKAEGVKEPFICLDIPEMFHGLKVGDPVALSDGMIRFNVVAVEDEHLIRLQATNSGMCPPRKGITFPGTKTPLAPLTDKDKKDLAFGMELGVDVVAMSFVQKPEDIRNLRREMAQHGKPLPIIAKLERTAALECLDELIQEADGIMVARGDLGLELDLAELPVAQKRIIKSCNEAGKPVIVATQMLLSMVNSPMATRAETTDVANAILDGADCVMLSEETAIGNYPGETVRFMRKIAYEIEAFMFEPGHTELDRGSARDHPSTFLAYAAAMLAGKTNARAIVCHSTSGATSRLLSSCRPAQSIYALSSDRVVRHFTNLSWGVIPAVPLDVIHDHQERAEVFVRQCTDFVEGDIVIITAGQPERGKSTTQTNVVKLYEKLSKEED, from the coding sequence ATGGACAGACATATAAAGATCATCGCCACCCTGGGCCCGGCCACCGGGTCCTATGAGGCGGTCAGGGAACTGGTCAAATCCGGGGCCAAGATATTCCGGCTCAATTTTTCCCACGGCGGCAAGGAGTTCTTCGCCCAGATGGTCCAGATCATCCGCCGCCTCGAAGAGGAGACCGGCCTGACCCTGACCGTGCTCCAGGACCTGTCCGGGCCCAAGATCCGGACCTGCGACGTGGGGCTGGGGGCCTTCGAGGTGACCAAGGGGACCGAGGTCCTGCTCGGCACCCCGGACAAGGCCGAGGGCGTCAAGGAGCCGTTCATCTGCCTGGACATCCCCGAGATGTTCCACGGCCTGAAGGTCGGCGATCCCGTGGCCCTGTCCGACGGCATGATCCGCTTCAACGTGGTCGCCGTGGAGGACGAGCACCTCATCCGGCTCCAGGCCACCAACTCGGGCATGTGCCCGCCGCGCAAGGGCATCACCTTCCCCGGCACCAAGACCCCGCTGGCCCCGCTGACCGACAAGGACAAGAAGGACCTGGCCTTCGGCATGGAGCTGGGCGTGGACGTGGTGGCCATGAGCTTCGTGCAGAAGCCCGAGGACATCCGCAACCTGCGCCGGGAGATGGCCCAGCACGGCAAGCCCCTGCCCATCATCGCCAAGCTGGAGCGCACCGCGGCCCTGGAGTGCCTGGACGAACTCATCCAGGAGGCGGACGGCATCATGGTGGCGCGCGGCGACCTCGGGCTGGAGCTGGACCTGGCCGAACTGCCCGTGGCCCAGAAACGGATCATCAAGTCCTGCAACGAGGCGGGCAAGCCGGTCATCGTGGCCACCCAGATGCTCCTGTCCATGGTCAACTCGCCCATGGCCACCAGGGCCGAGACCACGGACGTGGCCAACGCCATCCTGGACGGCGCGGACTGCGTCATGCTCTCCGAGGAGACGGCCATCGGCAACTACCCCGGCGAGACTGTGCGCTTCATGCGCAAGATCGCCTACGAGATCGAGGCCTTCATGTTCGAGCCCGGCCATACCGAGCTGGACCGGGGCAGCGCCAGGGACCATCCCTCGACCTTCCTGGCCTATGCCGCGGCCATGCTCGCGGGCAAGACCAACGCTCGGGCCATCGTCTGCCACTCCACCTCCGGGGCGACCTCGCGGCTGCTCTCCTCCTGCCGTCCCGCGCAGTCCATCTACGCCCTGTCCTCGGACCGCGTGGTGCGCCACTTCACCAACCTGTCCTGGGGGGTCATCCCGGCCGTGCCCCTGGACGTCATCCACGACCACCAGGAGCGGGCCGAGGTTTTCGTCCGCCAGTGCACGGACTTCGTCGAGGGCGACATCGTCATCATCACGGCGGGCCAGCCCGAGCGGGGCAAGTCCACCACCCAGACCAACGTGGTCAAGCTGTACGAGAAATTGAGCAAGGAAGAGGACTAG
- a CDS encoding CBS domain-containing protein: MMLRKRAWDMMRDEYPTVQEDASLAEAIRVMRAAMVEAPDSQVVVVKTKGGRLKGTINLWQLFKAVKQSVLKDENLTLDGEVDWDQQFANACLICTQLRLDEYIIPNPPLLKPNDPILVVLDVFLKSRRDWALVVESDKVMGVVYVTDVYRDMTRDMVQIFKG; encoded by the coding sequence ATGATGCTCAGAAAGCGCGCCTGGGACATGATGCGCGACGAATACCCGACCGTCCAGGAGGACGCCAGCCTGGCCGAAGCCATCCGCGTCATGCGCGCGGCCATGGTCGAGGCCCCGGATTCGCAGGTGGTGGTGGTCAAGACCAAGGGCGGCAGGCTCAAGGGGACCATCAACTTGTGGCAGCTGTTCAAGGCGGTCAAGCAGTCCGTGCTCAAGGACGAGAACCTGACCCTGGACGGCGAGGTGGACTGGGACCAGCAGTTCGCCAACGCCTGCCTGATCTGCACCCAGCTCCGGCTCGACGAATACATCATCCCCAACCCGCCCCTGCTCAAACCCAACGACCCCATCCTGGTGGTCCTGGACGTGTTCCTCAAGTCCCGCCGCGACTGGGCCCTGGTGGTCGAGTCGGACAAGGTCATGGGCGTGGTCTACGTGACCGACGTGTACCGCGACATGACCCGCGACATGGTCCAGATATTCAAGGGCTGA
- a CDS encoding HD-GYP domain-containing protein has product MRADQKHDIPDGLNEEYYQVSADILGSFNKYRPPLNIFTFKEDVARVIPYYRVGGRLSNEQVAELADLTGQGLVFVSREDHPVYVKHISYQLDLVLVDGNLKEKEIADIFTQALTRRLAEFFEQPVKAVFEKLWVDLMVLAEYLYADIRRARALVRRLHKEHTLENHSVNTGFLGLALWGKIKEKGFAEGVKRATFDRVLAGLFLHDLGMAKVPPFIRTKDKPLTGDERAKVNAHTKVGFEMLGKLGLRYPEMDQCVTEHHERMNGSGYPLKSVKQEFPGRLTAVADSFCAMVVKRPYAEPMGYIQAATVLAQDPRYDQEITKALQMLLLIDLKMK; this is encoded by the coding sequence ATGCGAGCCGACCAGAAGCACGACATCCCCGACGGGCTCAACGAGGAGTACTACCAGGTCAGCGCCGACATCCTGGGCAGCTTCAACAAGTACCGTCCCCCCCTGAACATCTTCACCTTCAAGGAGGACGTGGCCAGGGTCATCCCGTACTACCGGGTGGGCGGCAGGCTGTCCAACGAGCAGGTGGCCGAACTGGCCGACCTGACCGGCCAGGGGCTGGTCTTCGTCTCCCGCGAGGACCATCCTGTCTACGTCAAGCACATCAGCTACCAGCTGGACCTGGTCCTGGTGGACGGCAACCTCAAGGAAAAGGAGATCGCCGACATCTTCACCCAGGCCCTGACCCGCAGGCTGGCCGAATTCTTCGAGCAGCCGGTCAAGGCGGTCTTCGAAAAGCTCTGGGTGGACCTCATGGTCCTGGCCGAATACCTCTACGCCGACATCCGCCGCGCCCGCGCCCTGGTCCGGCGGCTGCACAAGGAGCACACCCTGGAGAACCACTCGGTGAACACCGGCTTTCTCGGCCTGGCCCTGTGGGGCAAGATCAAGGAGAAGGGGTTCGCCGAGGGGGTCAAGCGGGCCACCTTCGACCGCGTCCTGGCCGGGCTCTTCCTGCACGACCTGGGCATGGCCAAGGTGCCGCCGTTCATCCGTACCAAGGACAAGCCCCTGACCGGCGATGAGCGCGCCAAGGTCAACGCGCACACCAAGGTGGGCTTCGAGATGCTCGGCAAGCTCGGCCTGCGCTACCCTGAGATGGACCAGTGCGTGACCGAGCACCACGAGCGCATGAACGGCTCGGGATACCCGCTCAAGTCGGTCAAGCAGGAGTTTCCGGGCCGCCTGACCGCCGTGGCCGATTCCTTCTGCGCCATGGTCGTCAAGCGCCCCTACGCCGAGCCCATGGGCTACATCCAGGCGGCCACGGTCCTGGCCCAGGACCCGCGCTACGACCAGGAGATCACCAAGGCCCTGCAGATGCTGCTCCTGATCGACCTGAAGATGAAATAG